One window from the genome of Hippocampus zosterae strain Florida chromosome 7, ASM2543408v3, whole genome shotgun sequence encodes:
- the mrpl43 gene encoding 39S ribosomal protein L43, mitochondrial has protein sequence MTSRGTPSRFLKSVLQNGVGRYVCQLKRLSIIFSKKGHSSLGVRDFIEDGVVDYAKQNPGTVVYVSPESCSKPKIVAEYLNGNVREEIVASKTSSQVSEVLARLTSQSGLDVIRLRKPFHTDNPSIQGLWHPFTNRPLTPRNDDKV, from the exons ATGACATCCAGGGGGACGCCGAGTCGCTTCCTGAAGAGCGTCCTCCAAAACGGCGTGGGACGTTATGTGTGCCAGCTTAAGCGGCTCTCCATCATTTTCTCCAAAAAGGGCCACAGCTCGCTAGGTGTcag agATTTTATCGAAGATGGAGTGGTGGATTACGCCAAACAGAACCCTGGTACCGTCGTGTATGTGTCCCCGGAGTCGTGCAGCAAACCCAAAATAGTGGCCGAATACC TAAACGGCAACGTGAGGGAAGAGATTGTGGCGAGCAAAACATCCTCACAGGTGTCTGAGGTTCTAGCCAGGCTGACCAGTCAGTCGGGCTTGGACGTGATCCGCCTTCGCAAGCCCTTCCACACGGACAACCCTAGCATCCAGGGCCTGTGGCATCCCTTCACCAACCGTCCCCTCACCCCTCGGAATGATGACAAAGTGTGA
- the sema4gb gene encoding semaphorin-4G, which yields MQTWTCFFNMGLQKLLLLLLAAVSHPRAFPFSASPDVDVTPRTTVFLKGLLGSARFGGSARNCSTLLLEEPAGILYVGGRGALYALNASDIATPARPTIDWDASPEQKKQCLNKGRDNKTECFNHIRFLQRYNETHLYACGTNAFRPLCAYVDSERFGLPASFEDGRDRCPYDPAKGYTGLLADGEMFTASQYEFRSSPDVRRNFPFPTLRTEEAPTRWLLEADFVGSALLRESVNSSVGDDDKIYFFFTERSQEQMAYPSRTKVSRVARVCKTDWGGQRTLQRKWTSFLKARLVCFVPEYELYLNVLRGVFVTHGSDAQSSFLYGVFGLEWKNIKASAICRYAFSDVQKAFDGPYMEVQDSKWREYTGKVPEPRPGSCITDEHRSRGINSSRDLPDSVLTFARRHPLMAIQVRPVGARPLMFKRSVNYVRIATHQQPALDGNIYTVLFLGTDDGWLHRAVDIGGEMHIMEELQLFDQGQPIESMVLAPALRHVYVGSHSGVVQIPMSACRRYASCYDCVFARDPFCGWDGRKCVEVWSRAQRSNITQDIQRGTSGCKENSGNVVHRRRSVMAGDDVLLQCELRSNLAMPRWTLDGRELRGYGVDSGYRVGTDGLLIIGARGRQSGSYRCFAVENSVSVLVYLYTVRVHTEAYFAAEETTTAAIDPSTLPGTTAAIDLSTVGRASPSLAAPLPAGPQLHAYRHMEAVYICLVAVLGGLCLVLSVVLLYVSFCTRRVSRSRKFSQQHGLHVLGSSERKGSSHMELQTISNGRQGRRSISVPAFGDFLQIVPGEGSPTTGTPPAAPPLPMAPPLPDADYANGMSATLPSVLRKMNGNSYVLLRQVDHDGASPLYHSFTEELNRILEQRKHTQLDLQPHESSI from the exons ATGCAAACTTGGACATGTTTCTTCAACATGGGACTCCAGaagctcctccttctcctcttggCGGCGGTGTCCCACCCGCGGGCCTTCCCCTTCAGCGCTTCCCCAGATGTGGACGTCACCCCCAGGACGACGGTCTTCCTCAAGG GCCTGCTGGGCAGCGCTCGCTTCGGCGGCTCGGCGCGCAACTGCAGCACCCTCCTGCTGGAGGAGCCGGCGGGGATTCTGTACGTGGGGGGGAGAGGAGCGCTCTACGCGCTCAACGCGTCTGACATCGCCACACCCGCACGTCCCACA ATTGACTGGGACGCGTCCCCCGAGCAGAAGAAGCAGTGCCTGAACAAAGGCCGGGACAACAAG aCCGAGTGTTTCAATCACATCCGCTTCCTGCAGCGCTACAACGAGACTCACTTGTACGCGTGCGGCACCAACGCCTTCAGGCCTCTCTGCGCGTACGTC GATTCCGAACGCTTCGGCTTGCCGGCGAGCTTCGAGGACGGCAGAGACAGGTGTCCGTATGACCCCGCCAAGGGGTACACGGGCCTGCTTGCAG ATGGCGAGATGTTCACGGCTTCCCAGTATGAGTTCCGCAGCTCTCCGGACGTGCGCCGCAACTTCCCCTTCCCCACGCTTAGGACAGAGGAAGCGCCCACCCGCTGGCTTCTGG AGGCGGATTTTGTGGGCTCGGCCCTGCTGCGGGAGAGCGTCAACAGCTCCGTCGGCGACGACGACAAGATCTACTTCTTCTTCACGGAGAGGAGCCAGGAGCAGATGGCGTACCCCAGCCGGACAAAAGTGTCCAGGGTGGCGCGGGTTTGCAAG ACGGACTGGGGTGGTCAGAGAACCCTGCAGAGGAAGTGGACCTCTTTCCTCAAGGCCCGGCTGGTGTGTTTTGTGCCCGAGTACGAGCTGTACCTCAACGTCCTGCGTGGGGTTTTTGTCACGCATGGCAGCGACGCGCAGAGCAGCTTCTTGTACGGCGTCTTCGGCCTGGAATG GAAGAACATCAAAGCGTCGGCCATCTGCCGGTATGCCTTCTCAGATGTGCAGAAGGCCTTCGATGGGCCCTACATGGAGGTTCAGGACTCCAAGTGGAGAGAGTACACAGGCAAGGTCCCCGAGCCAAGACCCGGGTCT TGCATCACAGACGAGCACCGATCCCGGGGCATCAACTCGTCGCGAGACCTCCCGGACAGCGTGCTCACATTTGCGCGGAGGCACCCACTGATGGCCATCCAGGTACGCCCAGTCGGGGCGCGGCCGCTCATGTTCAAGAGGAGTGTCAACTACGTCCGCATCGCCACGCACCAACAGCCGGCGCTGGACGGAAACATCTACACCGTCCTCTTCCTGGGAACGG ATGACGGCTGGCTGCACAGAGCAGTGGACATTGGGGGCGAAATGCATATCATGGAGGAGTTGCAGCTGTTCGATCAAGGCCAGCCCATCGAGAGCATGGTCCTCGCTCCAGCCCTG CGTCATGTCTACGTGGGCTCCCACTCGGGGGTGGTGCAGATCCCCATGTCGGCTTGTCGGAGGTACGCTTCCTGTTATGATTGCGTCTTCGCCAGGGACCCCTTCTGTGGCTGGGATGGCCGGAAGTGCGTGGAGGTGTGGTCGCGAGCGCAGAG GTCGAACATCACCCAGGACATCCAGAGAGGCACCAGTGGCTGTAAGGAGAATTCAGGAAACG TGGTCCACCGGAGGCGCTCGGTGATGGCAGGAGATGACGTGCTCCTTCAGTGCGAACTGCGCTCCAACCTGGCGATGCCACGTTGGACATTGGACGGCAGAGAGCTGCGTGGTTACGGCGTCGATTCGGGTTACCGCGTGGGCACGGACGGCCTGCTCATTATCGGGGCTCGGGGCAGACAGAGCGGCTCGTACCGCTGCTTCGCAGTGGAGAACTCCGTCTCCGTCCTGGTTTACTTGTACACGGTAAGGGTGCACACAGAGGCCTACTTTGCGGCGGAGgagacgacgacggcggcgatTGATCCGTCCACGCTACCCGGCACGACGGCGGCGATTGACCTGTCCACGGTTGGGCGGGCCTCCCCGTCGCTCGCTGCCCCGCTGCCCGCCGGGCCGCAGCTCCACGCCTACCGGCACATGGAGGCCGTGTACATCTGCTTGGTGGCCGTCCTGGGCGGGCTGTGCCTGGTGTTGTCCGTGGTCTTGCTTTACGTGAGCTTCTGCACCAGGCGGGTTTCTCGCAGCCGTAAGTTCTCCCAGCAGCACGGTCTGCACGTCCTGGGCTCCTCGGAGAGGAAAGGGAGCTCCCACATGGAGCTTCAAACCATCTCCAACGGACGTCAAGGTCGTCGCTCCATCTCGGTGCCCGCTTTCGGAGATTTCCTGCAGATCGTTCCCGGCGAGGGTTCGCCGACGACCGGCACCCCTCCGGCCGCCCCTCCGCTCCCCATGGCCCCACCGCTGCCCGACGCCGACTACGCCAACGGAATGTCCGCCACGCTGCCCAGCGTCCTGCGCAAGATGAACGGCAATAGCTACGTGCTACTGCGGCAGGTGGACCACGACGGGGCTTCGCCGCTTTACCACTCCTTTACCGAGGAGCTCAACCGCATCCTGGAACAGAGGAAGCACACACAGCTGGACCTCCAGCCACATGAGAGCTCCATCTAA
- the vps25 gene encoding vacuolar protein-sorting-associated protein 25 isoform X1, producing the protein MSFEWPWQYNFPPFFTLQPNVDTRQKQLAAWCSLALTYCRHQKLYTLDVMEAQESPVFNNRKIKRKLSMEAIQVVFEELRKKGNLEWLDKNKSRCLVMWRRPEEWGKLMYQWVSKNGMNNTVFTLYELSNGDDTEGEEFHGLEEWMLLRSLQTLQTEGKAELITMDDGKGVKFF; encoded by the exons ATGAGTTTCGAGTGGCCGTGGCAGTATAATTTTCCTCCGTTTTTCAC GCTTCAACCCAATGTTGACACCAGACAGAAGCAGCTGGCGGCGTGGTGTTCGCTGGCGCTGACTTACTGCCGCCATCAAAAGCTGTACACTCTGGACGTGATGGAGGCACAGGAGAGCCCCGTCTTCAACAACCGCAAGATTAAAC GAAAACTGTCCATGGAAGCAATTCAAGTCGTGTTTGAGGAGTTGAGGAAAAAAG GGAATCTGGAATGGCTGGACAAGAACAAGTCAAGATGCTTAGTGATGTGGAGGCGGCCTGAGGAATGGGGCAAGCTGATGTATCAATGG GTATCGAAAAACGGAATGAACAACACTGTCTTCACGCTGTACGAGCTCTCTAACGGTGACGACACAGAGGGCGAAG AGTTTCATGGCTTGGAAGAGTGGATGCTGCTCCGCTCACTGCAGACACTGCAAACGGAAGGCAAAGCCGAGCTCATCACCATGGACGACGGCAAAGGCGTCAAATTCTTTTGA
- the vps25 gene encoding vacuolar protein-sorting-associated protein 25 isoform X2, which yields MSFEWPWQYNFPPFFTLQPNVDTRQKQLAAWCSLALTYCRHQKLYTLDVMEAQESPVFNNRKIKRKLSMEAIQVVFEELRKKGNLEWLDKNKSRCLVMWRRPEEWGKLMYQWFALVFQKHAWQVDGTLQIVLQCIEKRNEQHCLHAVRAL from the exons ATGAGTTTCGAGTGGCCGTGGCAGTATAATTTTCCTCCGTTTTTCAC GCTTCAACCCAATGTTGACACCAGACAGAAGCAGCTGGCGGCGTGGTGTTCGCTGGCGCTGACTTACTGCCGCCATCAAAAGCTGTACACTCTGGACGTGATGGAGGCACAGGAGAGCCCCGTCTTCAACAACCGCAAGATTAAAC GAAAACTGTCCATGGAAGCAATTCAAGTCGTGTTTGAGGAGTTGAGGAAAAAAG GGAATCTGGAATGGCTGGACAAGAACAAGTCAAGATGCTTAGTGATGTGGAGGCGGCCTGAGGAATGGGGCAAGCTGATGTATCAATGG tttgcacttgtattccaaaaacatgcatggcaggttgatggaacactccagATCGTCCtacagt GTATCGAAAAACGGAATGAACAACACTGTCTTCACGCTGTACGAGCTCTCTAA